ATTCAACGAAGCCACCATAACAACATCCGAGAGATATGTGCCAGTTTCAGGACGGTTATCTGTGCCTAATAACAGCATCGTGATCGGTTTGGTTGTGGCTGACATCCCGGGAGGTACCGGTTTATCGATGCCTGTATCCACGACTTGATTGTATACCCAGTACGCATATCCACCGCCTACCACAATGGCAATAACCAATAGACTTAAAAGGATTCTGCCAAAAGCATTCATTCTCTTTTTCTTCTTAGGCTGCTTGCCCTTGCCATTCTTCGATCCAGAAGCACCGGATTGCGTTGGTGCCTGTCTCCGTGGAGGCAGTCCGTTCGAATTTGAGTTCATATCTTCAACACCTTTATCACATCTGTTTTTGTCTAAATAAAAGACAACCGCTTTCCCTAAGGAAAACGGATGGTCTGTACCAAGACAGGATTTATGAGTTTCGAGCGGCAGCTTCCGCTTTTTTCTTTTGACGACCTTCAATAAAATAACGCACTCTCACTAATAACATCAAACCAACTGCCACCAGCAAACATTGAATGATGGGAAGCTTGTCGATTTGAAAAATAAGAAGCATGAATGTGCCCATCGCCATCAAAATATAGAGAACGATTTCCTTACCAAGTGGCAATTTCTGACGTACCCGAAACACCTTGTTATATACGTAAGTAATCAATACAAAGATGACGATGTAGGCTACGATCGGGTGTGATGCGAACCATGCTTGCATGCACAGCCAGCTCCTTTCGTGTTCATGCTAGAGTATAAGTTAACTATTGTGAAACCCTTTCGATAACTCTGAGTAAAACACACATCGGAAGTGACCGTTCCGGTATCGGATCGTTCTTTTGATCGCTGTTATCCCCAGATTTTTTTGATCCATTTTTCAATGGTAAAATCCGGGGATAAAGGCGAACGCTTCGCTTCTACAGAATCGATTCCG
This Paenibacillus xylanexedens DNA region includes the following protein-coding sequences:
- a CDS encoding YlaH-like family protein, which codes for MQAWFASHPIVAYIVIFVLITYVYNKVFRVRQKLPLGKEIVLYILMAMGTFMLLIFQIDKLPIIQCLLVAVGLMLLVRVRYFIEGRQKKKAEAAARNS